The nucleotide sequence CATTAATTGCTTCGTGTATCAGGCGATTGCGAGGTCGGGCCGCTTCGCGCCGGGCGCCGCGACACTTTCCGGCCGCGCGAGTCCGGCGGTGGCGTTGCGCGTGTCCACGATGACGCGCGCGAGGCGCACAACCCGCTGATAATCGATCACCGAGTGATCGGTGATGATGACCACCGCGTCCGCACGCGACAGCTCCGCGTCGGTCAGCTCCACGCTGTGGCGCTCGTGCCCGTCCTCCCTGAACGACGGCACATGCGGATCATGGTAGACGACGTCGGCGCTCTGATCCTCCAGCAGCTTGATGATGTCGAGCGCCGGGCTCTCGCGCATGTCGTCAATGTCCTTCTTGTACGCCACGCCGAGCACGAGCACCCGGCTGCCGTTGAGCGGCTTGCGCTCGGTGTTGAGCGCCTGAGCCACGCGCTTTACCACGAGGGCCGGCATCTCGCTGTTGATCTCGCTCGCCAGGTCAATGAAGCGCGTCTTGTAGTTCAGCGTCCGCATCTTCCACGCGAGATAGTGCGGATCGAGCGGAATGCAGTGGCCGCCGATTCCCGGGCCGGGAGTGAACTTCATGAAGCCGAATGGCTTCGTCGCCGCCGCATCAATCACTTCCCACACATTGACGCCCAGCTTGTCGCACACGATCTGCATCTCGTTGACGAGTCCGATGTTCACCGACCTGAATGTGTTTTCCAGCAGCTTCACCAGCTCCGCCGTCTCGGTGCTTGACACTGGCACGATACTCTCCAGGCACGACGCGTAAAGTGCGCTCGCGACCTCGGTGCAGGCAGCGGTTATTCCACCGACGACCTTGGGCGTGTTCTTCGTGTTCCAGACCGTATTGCCCGGGTCCACCCGCTCGGGGCTGAAGGCGAGGAAGACGTCCTCGCCAACTGTCAGTCCCGCGGATTCGAGCCGGGGTTGCATCAGCTCGCGGGTCGTCCCCGGATAAGTCGTGCTCTCGAGCACGATCAGCAGGCCCGGATGGCAGTTGCGCGCGATGGCATCGGCCGCCGCGATGACGTACGTCATGTCGGGGTCGCGAGTCTTCGCCAGCGGTGTCGGCACAGCGATGGATATCGCATCCATCTCCCGGAGCCGCGACTCGTCCGACGTCGCCTCGAACTTCCCGGACGCGATGACCGCGCCCAGCTCATCGCTCGAGACGTCCTGGATGTGCGACTTCCCTGTCGCCAGTCCGGCCACCACTCGCTCGCTCACATCGTACCCGATCACCCGGAAGCCGGCCTTGGCGAACTCGAGCGCCAGCGGCAGTCCGACATAGCCCAGTCCGACGACGCCGATACAGGCCGTCCTCCCTTCCAGCTTCTCCAGCAGCTGGCTCTTCATCGTCGTCGCGCCCTTCTTCGCCTCAGTCGCCATAGAACTCTCTCACGGCCTCGATGACTTCGTCGAGCTGCCCCGTGGTCAGCTCGGGATAGATCGGGAGCGAGATGACCTCCCTCGCCGCCTTCTCGCTCTCCGGGAAAGCGCCCTCCGAGTATCCGAGATACGCAAAGCAGGGCTGGAGGTGCAGTGGAAGCGGATAATACACGGAGCTCCCGATTCCCTTCGACTTGAGACGCTCCTGCAGCTCGTCGCGGCGCGGTACGCGCAGCGTGTACTGGTTGTAGATGGACACGTTGGCAGGATCGATTACCGGCGTCCTTGCGTCGGCGAGCCCCGAGAACGCCGAGTTGTAGTACTCGGCGTTTCTGCGCCGTGCCGCGCTCCAGCTCTCGAGGTGCGGCAGCTTGGCAAGCAAGACCGCGGCCTGCAGCGCGTCGAGCCGGCTGTTGTATCCGACCTCGTCGTGATAGTACGTCTTCATTCCGCCGTGGACGCGGAGACGCCTCAGCCGCGCGGCGAGCCCTTCGTCCTGCGTCACAATCATCCCGCCGTCGCCGTAACCGCCGAGATTCTTCGAGGGAAAGAAGCTGAACGTTCCGATCGTCGCCGCTTCTCCGGCACGCACGGTTCGGCCTCCAATCTGTCGAGTGGCGCCGATGGACTGCGCGGCATCCTCGATGATCGGCATCCCCGGAATGGCCGCGGCGACCGCGTCCATGGGCGCGATCTGGCCGAAAAGATCCACCGGAATCACCGCTTTCGTGCGAGCGGTGACGGCCGACGCCGCCGACTGCGGCGAGATGTTGAAGGTGTCTGGATCTATGTCGGCGAACACGGGGCGCGCGCCGACGTTATGGATGGCGCCGGCGGTCGCGAAGAATGTGAACGGGGTCGTCACTATCTCGTCGCCGTGCCGGACGTCAAGCGCGCGCAGCGCCAGCAGCAGCGCGTCGGTGCCGTTGGCGCAGCCGATGGCGAACTTCGTGTTCGACAGCGCCGCAACGGCGTTTTCCAGCCGCTCGACGGGCGATCCGAGGATGAACGCCTGATCGTCCACGACCTGCATCATCGCGGCGACTACGTCGGCGCGGATCGTGGCGTGCTGGGCGCGAAGGTCTAGGAGAGGAACGGCCATATTTCGGGAGAAGGCATAGCCTGTAAAGATGACTGGTTCATACCTTCAGCGGGAGCGGCACGTCGCCCCCCGTCTTCGCGGATTCGTAGATGCCGAGGATGAGCTCGAGCGACTTGCGCCCGGCGCGGCCATCGGTGTCGGGCCTGGCGTCCCCGCGCAGCACGGCCAGCACGTTCCGGTAGTACCCCTCGTGCCCGTAGCCGTACACGTTCGGCGGATTGCTGTCGGCTGAATTCACCAGCTCGTCGTCGGGATCGCTGTCGGCGAATTCCCAGTGCTCGATCCTGTTGACGGCCGTGCCGCCGATCTTCACGGTCCCCTTCTCTCCGAGAACGGTGATGGATCCCTCCAGGTTCCGGGGATAGGTGAGCATCGTCACCTCGATCACGCCGAGCGCGCCTGACCGGAATCGGAGGATGGCGACTCCGGTGTCCTCGGTCTCGATCCGACGGGCGAGCGTCGCCGTCTTGGCCATCACGCTTTCGACCGGTCCCATCACCCACTGAATCAGGTCCACGTAATGCGACGCCTGATTCATGAACGCCCCGCCGTCGAACTCCCACGTTCCGCGCCACTCGGCCTGATCGTAGTACTCCTGCGGCCGGGTCCAGAACACCGTGCAGTTCGCCATGTAGAGCCGCCCGAAGCGTCCCTTGTCCACCGCCCGTTTGAGCATCTGAACGGGAACGTTCAGCCGATTCTGCTTCACGACGAACAGGTGGACGTGAGCCGCGTCGCACGCATGTACGAGCTTGTCGGCGCTGCGAAGCGAGATTGACATCGGCTTCTCGGTCACGACGTGCTTTCCCGCCTGCGCCGCCATGACCCCCTGGGCGGCATGCAGTCCCGAAGGCGTCGCAATCGTCACCACGTCGCATTCGACTTCAGCGAGCATCTTCTCATACGAAGTGAACCACGAAATTCCCAGCGGCTCGGCGATCGCGCGCGCGCGGGCTGCATCGTTGTCACACGCGGCCACGAGCTGGAGCCCGTCAACACGCGCGATCGCCTCGACGTGATTCCTGCTGATCCGTCCGCACCCCACGAGCGCGATGCGGAATGTCCGTCCGGGTTCCTCACTCAACTGCCGCTCACTCTTTCGATGGTCTCGCCCATGTTTTTGTAGCTCGTCCCGCACGCTGAGCAGGTCATGATCTTTGCGTCTGCGTCTGCGTCTGCGTTCGCCTCTGCGTCTCTGCGTGGCGCAGCCCTCTGCGCCTCGAGCTTCACCCCGCACTGGCACATCCAGCCGATCCTGCGCCCCGGCACGCCAACGACGAGCGCGTAGGCAGGAACGTCAGCGGTGACGACGCTCCCCGCTCCAATGAACGCGTACTCCCCGAGGGTCACGCCGCACACGATCGTCGCGTTGGCGCCAATGCTCGCACCGCGCTTCACGAGCGTCCTGCGGTACTCGTCCTTCCGGGACACATGGCTGCGCGGATTGATGACGTTCGTGAACACCATGGATGGCCCGCAGAAAACGTCGTCCTCGAGCTCGACCGCATCGTAGACCGAAACGTTGTTCTGGATCTTCACGTTGTTGCCGATGCGAACGTCGTTCATCACGACGACGTTCTGACCGAGGGAGCATCTCTCGCCGATCACGGCGCCGCCGTTCACGTGACAGAAGTGCCAGATCTTTGTGCCGGCACCGATTACGGCGCCGTTGTCCACGTACGCCGATTCGTGTATGAATGGCTGGTCGCTCACGTGGTCGCCCCCGTCGCCAGCTCCGAGTGCCATTCCTGGATGGACCGCACTTCCGGCTCCTGGGAGCGCATGGACTCGATTGCGTCGCACGCGGCCGCCGCCGCCGAAAGCGTCGTCGTGTACGCCACACCGTGCGCGATCGCCGCCTGTCGCAGCGTATAGTCGTCCTGCTGCGCATGCTTTCCGAACGGCGTGTTGATGAGCATCTGCACGTCGCCGTTCAGGATGAGATCTATGCCGTGCGGCCTTCCCTCATGCACCTTGAATACGCGCGACACGGGAATTCCACTGGCGCTCAGGTACCGCGCCGTTCCCTCGGTGCCGAGGAGACTGAATCCCATTTCGTGGAAGCGGCGCGCGATGGGGACCACCGCCTTCTTGTCGAAGTCGTTGACGGTGAGAAGGATCGTCCCCTTCGACGGGAGACGGTTGTCCGCCGCGAGCTGCGCCTTTGCGAACGCCGTGCCGAATGACGACGCGACTCCCATGACCTCACCGGTAGAGCGCATCTCCGGCCCGAGGATCGGATCGAACTCGCGGAACTTGGCGAACGGGAACACCGCCTCCTTCACCGATATGTATTCGGGCACAATCTCCTCGGTGAAGCCCATGTCGGCGAGCTTCTCGCCCAGCATTGTGCGCGCGGCGAGGGCGGCGAGAGGCACACCGATCGCCTTCGAGACGAACGGAACCGTCCGGCTTGCGCGGGGATTCACCTCCAGCACGTAAACGTTGCCGTCCTTGATTGCATACTGGACATTTATCAGCCCGATCACGCCGAGCGCCTTCGCGAACGCGACGGTGTGGTCGCGCATCGTCTGCATGTCCTCTTCGCCGATGCGATACGGCGGCAGCACGCAGGCCGAGTCTCCGGAATGGATGCCCGCGTCCTCGATGTGCTGCATGATGCCGCCGATCACGACGGTCTCTCCGTCGGCGAGGGCGTCGACGTCGGCTTCGAACGCGTCCTCGAGAAACCGGTCAATGAGCACCGGCCTTTCCTCGGATACGCGGGCGGCACGCTCGAAATAATGCTCGAGCGACGGCGCGTCGTACACGATCTCCATCGCCCGCCCGCCAAGTACGTACGACGGGCGTACGAGCACGGGATACCCGATCCTCTCGGCAACGGCGACGGCTTCGGCGACGTTGGTCGCCGTGCCGTTGGGCGGCTGCATGACGCCAAGCTTCCGCGCGATGGCATCGAAGCGCCGCCGGTCTTCGGCGGTGTCGATCGCGTCGGAGGACGTTCCGAGAATCGTCACTCCCGCCGCCTCGAGCCCGTGCGTGAGCTTGAGCGGAGTCTGCCCGCCGAGCTGCACGATCACGCCGAGCGGCCTTTCCCGCTCGACGATCTCGAGAACGTGCTCGAGGGTGAGGGGCTCGAAGTACAGCTTGTCCGAGATGTCGAAGTCGGTGGAGACAGTTTCAGGATTCGAGTTGATCATGATCGTCTCGTAACCCTGGTCCCGAAGCGCAAGCGAGGCGCGGACGCAGCAGTAATCGAATTCAACTCCCTGCCCGATGCGATTGGGCCCGCTGCCGAGAATCACGACCGACTTCCGGCCGGAACGCGGCGCCTCGTCCTCCTCGTCATAGCTGCTGTAGAGGTAGGGGGTGGCCGACGGAAACTCGCCCGCGCACGTGTCCACCATCTTGTAAGCCGGCCTGACGCCCAGGTCCCAGCGGTGACGGCGAACCGCTTCCTCCGTGCTGTCCCGCAAAGCGGCGAGCTGGCGGTCGGAAAACCCCATGCGCTTCATGCGGCGCATCTCGTCCGCGCCAACCTTTCCGAGCGCGGAGAACTCGTTCTCGGCCGCGACCAGCTCTTCCATCTGCGAGAGGAACCACGGATCGATCTGCGTCAGCTCGTGGATTTCCTTCGTCGTCATGCCCGCGTCGAATGCGCGCTTGATCTGATAGATCCGTTCCGGCGTCGGCTGCCTGAGCGCGCCGCGAAGTGCCTCGATGGAATCGTCGGGCAGACGGTCATCCGCGAGGAGCGCGCCGGTGGCCCAGCCCGGGCGGTCCGTTTCGAGAGCACGCAGTCCTTTCTGCAGCGCCTCCTTGAACGTCCGCCCGATGGCCATGGACTCGCCGACGGATTTCATCTGCGTCGTGAGCTGCGGATTGGCGGCGGTGAACTTCTCGAAGGCGAACCGCGGGCACTTGACGACGACGTAGTCGAGCACCGGCTCGAACGACGCTGGTGTCGTCTTCGTGATGTCGTTGGGGATCTCGTCGAGCCGGTATCCGACCGCAAGCTTGGCGCCGATGCGCGCGATCGGGAAGCCCGTCGCCTTTGACGCGAGCGCGGACGACCGCGACACGCGCGGGTTCATCTCGATCACCAGCATCTCGCCATTGGCTGGATTGACTGCGAACTGGATGTTGCAGCCACCCGCCTCGACGCCGATCTCGCGGATGACGGCGACCGCCGCGTCGCGCATCTTCTGGTACTCGCGGTCAGTGAGCGTCATTGCCGGCGCCACCGTGATCGAGTCGCCCGTGTGCACTCCCATCGGATCGATGTTCTCGATCGAGCAGACGATGACGACGTTGTCCGCTCCGTCGCGCATCACCTCGAGCTCGAACTCCTTCCAGCCGATGACGCTGCGCTCGACGAGCACCTGGCTCACCGGCGAGAGCTCGAGTCCGCGGCGCACGATCTCCTCGTACTCATCGCGGTTGTAGGCGATTCCGCCGCCGGTTCCGCCGAGCGTGAACGCCGGGCGGATGATCGCCGGAAAGTCGACCATCTCGACGAGCGCAAGCGCCTCGTCGAATGTCGTCGCGATCCCGCCCTGCGGCACCGCCAGCCCGATCCGCCGCATCGCATCGGCGAACTGTCCCCTGTCCTCGGCCATCGCGATCGCGCGGGCGTCGGCGCCGATGAGTTGAACGCCGTACTTCGCGAGCACCCCGTTCTCGTGGAGCCTCATCGCGACATTGAGGGCGGTCTGCCCGCCCATCGTCGGGAGGAGAGCGTCGGGGCGCTCCTTCTCGATCACCAGCTCGACGTACTCGGGGGTGACCGGCTCGATGTAGGTTCGGTCGGCGAACTCCGGGTCGGTCATGATCGTCGCCGGGTTCGAGTTCACGAGGATGACCTCGTAACCCTCTTCCGTCAGCGCCTTGGCCGCTTGAGTGCCGGAGTAGTCGAACTCCGCTCCCTGCCCGATAACGATCGGGCCGGAACCGATGAGGAGGATGCGGTGGAGATCATCGCGACGGGGCATGGACCTAACTGCGGGTAGTTCTAAGTTGACTTTGCAGTTGCGCTTTCCTCAATCGTGTCTGGTTGGTGGGCAGAAAAAAGGGGAGCACGGAACGCGCTCCCCTCTCTCGTCCGCCAAGGCAGGAATCTACGCAGCCGAGACGCCACGTGGGGCACGCTGGACCTTTCCGGCGTGCAGGCAGCGGGTGCAGACCTTCACCTTGGTGATCTTCCCGTCCACCACGATGCGGGCGACCTGGAGATTCGGCTTCCACGTGCGGCGCGTCCTGTTGTTGGCGTGCGAGACGTTGTTGCCGAAAGCGACGCCCTTGTCGCACACATAGCAGCGGCTTCTGTTGATCGGTGCCATGTCAGTCCACCAGTTCGATGCGAGCCATCTCTGCGCCATCACCCTTGCGGTGGCTGGTCTTCAGGATGCGCGTGTATCCGCCGGCGCGCGAAGCGAACTTCGGGCCGATCTCGTTGAACAGCTTGTCGTTCAGACCGCGGACCTGGACGTGACGTCCGGTGAGGCGCCGGTCATGCAGCGTGCCCGAGCGGGCCTTGGTGATCAGTCTCTCGACGAACGGACGCAGTTCTTTCGCGCGCGCCTCGGTCGTCTCGATCGCGCCGCGCTCGATCAGAGCCATGGCGAGACCTCTCATGAGGGCCAGCTTCTGCTCGGCTGTGCGCTTGAGTGAACGGCCTTTCTTACGGTGACGCATCTCTCTTACTCCTCGTCTTCGTCGGCAGCGGCCGTCGCGACGTTACGGTTGGGCGGAGTGCCGGGGTCGGTGATACGCACACCGTCCGGCGTCTCCTCGAACTTCATGCCGAAATTCAGCTTGTGCTTCTCGAGGAGATCCACGATCTCGTTGAGAGACTTCTTGCCGAAGTTCTTGACCTGCAGGACCTGGCTCTCGGTCATCTTCACCAGATCGCCGAGGGTCCGGATTCCCGAGTTCTTGAGCGAGTTGACCGACCTCACCGAAAGCTCGAAATCGTCGATCGGCGTGCGCAGATCGGTCGCGAGGCGCTGTGCGTCGCCGCCCGGCATCTCCGTTCCCGCGGTCAGCGGCGCCGACGAGTGCGAGCCGAAGCCCGCAAAGTACTGGAAGTGCGTCTGCGCGAGGGCCGCGGCGTAGCTCACCGCCTCTTCAGGTGAGATCGTGCCGTCTGTCTCGACGGTCAGCGTCAGGCGATCGTAGTCGGTGCGCTGTCCGACGCGGGTCTCGGCGACCGCGAAGTTGGCACGGCGGACCGGGTTGTAGATCGAGTCGATGCGGACGACGTCCACGGGAAGGCTCTTGTCCACGACGTGCTGGTCGGCCTCGACATAGCCGCGTCCCTTGTTGACGTACAGCTCGACGTTGATGTCGCGGTCGTCCTGGAGCGTGAAGAGGTGTTGGCTGCGGTCGAGGATCGTGACGCCGGGATCAGCCTCGATGTCGCCGGATGTCACGGCGCCCGACTCTCCCCTGGAGATGCGGAGGATCGTGTCTTCCTTATCCTCGTCCAGCGCGAGCGTCAGGTTCTTGAGATTGCCGATGATCTGGTGCACGTCCTCGACGACTCCGGGAATCGTCTGGTGCTCGTGCAGCACTCCGTCAATGCGGATGCCCCACACCGCGGATCCGCGGAGGGACGACAGCAGCATGCGACGCATGGCGTTGCCCAGCGTGTGGCCGAATCCGCGCTCCAGCGGCTGGAGGCGGAACTCTGCAGCGTTCGGATTGTCTTCGCGCTTCGTCGCCTCGACGAGCTGCGGACGGACAAGTCCCTTGAGATCTATTGCGTTAGCCATTGTTCAGTATTTCCTCACGTCCCACCCCGCCCCTGACGCGCGGTGAGCCCGTACGGGAGTCAGGGTCCCGTCATGGCGACTGCATCGCTTGCCGTCGCCTTCATATGTGAAACCGTTACCTGTTGCCCGCTGCCGGTTGTCCGTAACGGGTAGCGGGTAACGGGTAACGGGTAACTCTTACTTCGAGTAGAGCTCGACGACGAGTTGTTCCTGCGCCGCGATCGGAATGTTCGGGCGGGTCGGACGCTCCAGCATCCGGCCGCTGAGTGTGCCCTTGTCCACGGCGATCCACGAGAGCGGCGCGCCGCGGCTCGACTGGTCCATCGCGACCATGACGGAGACCTGCTCGCGGGACTTCATGCGCACGCGGACTTCCTCACCCGGAGCGACGATGTAGCTCGGGATGTCCACCGGCTTCTGGTTGATCTCGACGTGGCGGTGGCTGACGAGCTGGCGCGCGGCCTTGCGGCTGGACGCGAAGCCCATGCGGTACACGACGTTGTCGAGGCGGCTCTCCAGAGCGGCGAGAAGATTGTGTCCGGTGATTCCGGGCTGCGATGCGACGCGCTCGAAAGTGTTACGGAACTGCTTCTCGCTCACGCCGTAGATGCGCTTGATCTTCTGCTTCTCACGGAGCTGCTTGGAGTACTCCGACATCTTGCGGCGGCGGGCAGTGCTCGCACCGTGCTGTCCCGGGGGCGTCGGACGACGCTCGACGGGGCACTTCTCGGTGAAACACTTGGTGCCCTTGAGGAACAGCTTGGTTCCTTCGCGGCGGCACTGACGGCAGCTGGGTCCTGTATAACGCATCGGTCAGACTCTCCGGCGCTTGGGAGGACGGCAGCCGTTGTGCGGAATCGGCGTCACATCCTTGATCGATTTGACCTGGAGTCCGGCGGAGACGAGGGCCTGGATGGCTGACTCACGACCCGAGCCCGGTCCCTGCACGCGGACATGCACGCGGCGAACGCCGAGCGTGACGGCCTCGCGCCCAGCCTGCTCGCCGGCGACGGTCGCCGCGAACGGGGTGGACTTCTTCGAGCCCTTGAAGCCGGCCTTGCCCGACGAGCCCCAGGAGATCGTGTTCCCGTGGGCGTCGGTAATTGTGATCGTGGTGTTGTTGAAGGTGGCGCTGACGTGAGCGACCCCTTCCGCCTCGATGATGCGCTTGGTCTTCTTTCCGATAGCCATTTACTT is from Gemmatimonadaceae bacterium and encodes:
- the rpmB gene encoding 50S ribosomal protein L28, with translation MAPINRSRCYVCDKGVAFGNNVSHANNRTRRTWKPNLQVARIVVDGKITKVKVCTRCLHAGKVQRAPRGVSAA
- a CDS encoding DNA-directed RNA polymerase subunit alpha; its protein translation is MANAIDLKGLVRPQLVEATKREDNPNAAEFRLQPLERGFGHTLGNAMRRMLLSSLRGSAVWGIRIDGVLHEHQTIPGVVEDVHQIIGNLKNLTLALDEDKEDTILRISRGESGAVTSGDIEADPGVTILDRSQHLFTLQDDRDINVELYVNKGRGYVEADQHVVDKSLPVDVVRIDSIYNPVRRANFAVAETRVGQRTDYDRLTLTVETDGTISPEEAVSYAAALAQTHFQYFAGFGSHSSAPLTAGTEMPGGDAQRLATDLRTPIDDFELSVRSVNSLKNSGIRTLGDLVKMTESQVLQVKNFGKKSLNEIVDLLEKHKLNFGMKFEETPDGVRITDPGTPPNRNVATAAADEDEE
- a CDS encoding Gfo/Idh/MocA family oxidoreductase, with amino-acid sequence MSEEPGRTFRIALVGCGRISRNHVEAIARVDGLQLVAACDNDAARARAIAEPLGISWFTSYEKMLAEVECDVVTIATPSGLHAAQGVMAAQAGKHVVTEKPMSISLRSADKLVHACDAAHVHLFVVKQNRLNVPVQMLKRAVDKGRFGRLYMANCTVFWTRPQEYYDQAEWRGTWEFDGGAFMNQASHYVDLIQWVMGPVESVMAKTATLARRIETEDTGVAILRFRSGALGVIEVTMLTYPRNLEGSITVLGEKGTVKIGGTAVNRIEHWEFADSDPDDELVNSADSNPPNVYGYGHEGYYRNVLAVLRGDARPDTDGRAGRKSLELILGIYESAKTGGDVPLPLKV
- a CDS encoding nucleotide sugar dehydrogenase; translated protein: MATEAKKGATTMKSQLLEKLEGRTACIGVVGLGYVGLPLALEFAKAGFRVIGYDVSERVVAGLATGKSHIQDVSSDELGAVIASGKFEATSDESRLREMDAISIAVPTPLAKTRDPDMTYVIAAADAIARNCHPGLLIVLESTTYPGTTRELMQPRLESAGLTVGEDVFLAFSPERVDPGNTVWNTKNTPKVVGGITAACTEVASALYASCLESIVPVSSTETAELVKLLENTFRSVNIGLVNEMQIVCDKLGVNVWEVIDAAATKPFGFMKFTPGPGIGGHCIPLDPHYLAWKMRTLNYKTRFIDLASEINSEMPALVVKRVAQALNTERKPLNGSRVLVLGVAYKKDIDDMRESPALDIIKLLEDQSADVVYHDPHVPSFREDGHERHSVELTDAELSRADAVVIITDHSVIDYQRVVRLARVIVDTRNATAGLARPESVAAPGAKRPDLAIA
- the rplQ gene encoding 50S ribosomal protein L17: MRHRKKGRSLKRTAEQKLALMRGLAMALIERGAIETTEARAKELRPFVERLITKARSGTLHDRRLTGRHVQVRGLNDKLFNEIGPKFASRAGGYTRILKTSHRKGDGAEMARIELVD
- the rpsD gene encoding 30S ribosomal protein S4 — protein: MRYTGPSCRQCRREGTKLFLKGTKCFTEKCPVERRPTPPGQHGASTARRRKMSEYSKQLREKQKIKRIYGVSEKQFRNTFERVASQPGITGHNLLAALESRLDNVVYRMGFASSRKAARQLVSHRHVEINQKPVDIPSYIVAPGEEVRVRMKSREQVSVMVAMDQSSRGAPLSWIAVDKGTLSGRMLERPTRPNIPIAAQEQLVVELYSK
- a CDS encoding DegT/DnrJ/EryC1/StrS family aminotransferase; amino-acid sequence: MAVPLLDLRAQHATIRADVVAAMMQVVDDQAFILGSPVERLENAVAALSNTKFAIGCANGTDALLLALRALDVRHGDEIVTTPFTFFATAGAIHNVGARPVFADIDPDTFNISPQSAASAVTARTKAVIPVDLFGQIAPMDAVAAAIPGMPIIEDAAQSIGATRQIGGRTVRAGEAATIGTFSFFPSKNLGGYGDGGMIVTQDEGLAARLRRLRVHGGMKTYYHDEVGYNSRLDALQAAVLLAKLPHLESWSAARRRNAEYYNSAFSGLADARTPVIDPANVSIYNQYTLRVPRRDELQERLKSKGIGSSVYYPLPLHLQPCFAYLGYSEGAFPESEKAAREVISLPIYPELTTGQLDEVIEAVREFYGD
- the rpsK gene encoding 30S ribosomal protein S11, with amino-acid sequence MAIGKKTKRIIEAEGVAHVSATFNNTTITITDAHGNTISWGSSGKAGFKGSKKSTPFAATVAGEQAGREAVTLGVRRVHVRVQGPGSGRESAIQALVSAGLQVKSIKDVTPIPHNGCRPPKRRRV
- a CDS encoding acyltransferase, which encodes MALGAGDGGDHVSDQPFIHESAYVDNGAVIGAGTKIWHFCHVNGGAVIGERCSLGQNVVVMNDVRIGNNVKIQNNVSVYDAVELEDDVFCGPSMVFTNVINPRSHVSRKDEYRRTLVKRGASIGANATIVCGVTLGEYAFIGAGSVVTADVPAYALVVGVPGRRIGWMCQCGVKLEAQRAAPRRDAEANADADADAKIMTCSACGTSYKNMGETIERVSGS
- the carB gene encoding carbamoyl-phosphate synthase large subunit, translated to MPRRDDLHRILLIGSGPIVIGQGAEFDYSGTQAAKALTEEGYEVILVNSNPATIMTDPEFADRTYIEPVTPEYVELVIEKERPDALLPTMGGQTALNVAMRLHENGVLAKYGVQLIGADARAIAMAEDRGQFADAMRRIGLAVPQGGIATTFDEALALVEMVDFPAIIRPAFTLGGTGGGIAYNRDEYEEIVRRGLELSPVSQVLVERSVIGWKEFELEVMRDGADNVVIVCSIENIDPMGVHTGDSITVAPAMTLTDREYQKMRDAAVAVIREIGVEAGGCNIQFAVNPANGEMLVIEMNPRVSRSSALASKATGFPIARIGAKLAVGYRLDEIPNDITKTTPASFEPVLDYVVVKCPRFAFEKFTAANPQLTTQMKSVGESMAIGRTFKEALQKGLRALETDRPGWATGALLADDRLPDDSIEALRGALRQPTPERIYQIKRAFDAGMTTKEIHELTQIDPWFLSQMEELVAAENEFSALGKVGADEMRRMKRMGFSDRQLAALRDSTEEAVRRHRWDLGVRPAYKMVDTCAGEFPSATPYLYSSYDEEDEAPRSGRKSVVILGSGPNRIGQGVEFDYCCVRASLALRDQGYETIMINSNPETVSTDFDISDKLYFEPLTLEHVLEIVERERPLGVIVQLGGQTPLKLTHGLEAAGVTILGTSSDAIDTAEDRRRFDAIARKLGVMQPPNGTATNVAEAVAVAERIGYPVLVRPSYVLGGRAMEIVYDAPSLEHYFERAARVSEERPVLIDRFLEDAFEADVDALADGETVVIGGIMQHIEDAGIHSGDSACVLPPYRIGEEDMQTMRDHTVAFAKALGVIGLINVQYAIKDGNVYVLEVNPRASRTVPFVSKAIGVPLAALAARTMLGEKLADMGFTEEIVPEYISVKEAVFPFAKFREFDPILGPEMRSTGEVMGVASSFGTAFAKAQLAADNRLPSKGTILLTVNDFDKKAVVPIARRFHEMGFSLLGTEGTARYLSASGIPVSRVFKVHEGRPHGIDLILNGDVQMLINTPFGKHAQQDDYTLRQAAIAHGVAYTTTLSAAAAACDAIESMRSQEPEVRSIQEWHSELATGATT